A single window of Terriglobales bacterium DNA harbors:
- a CDS encoding ROK family protein: MPFFAIGVDLGGTNLRAAAVDDAGRLLEKVTSGTEVAKGRDHVINDMARLILELAAKFQGRGNLAGIGVGVPGIIDMSTGMLRESPNLPGWHDYPVRDEIEHRIKAPVILENDANAAALGETWLGAARDYDSMCMLTLGTGVGGGIVIAGEPWRGMTGMAGELGHITVDPNGPPCGCGNRGCLEQFASATAVKRMALELIESGHAPELARAAEGNVEFSAKSVYQMAVQGDAPAKAIFNRVGWSLGIAVADLVNIFNVPMIVVGGGVASAWEAFAPAMMEEATRRSFVLRATAPDGAQGRPTTIVTRALLGSDAGLYGAARLPLALAAAPARKRSA, from the coding sequence CTGCTCGAAAAAGTCACCAGCGGCACCGAGGTCGCCAAGGGCCGCGACCACGTCATCAATGACATGGCGCGGCTCATCCTCGAGCTCGCCGCCAAGTTCCAGGGCCGCGGCAACCTCGCCGGCATCGGCGTCGGCGTGCCCGGCATCATCGACATGAGCACCGGCATGCTGCGCGAGTCGCCCAACCTTCCCGGCTGGCACGACTACCCGGTGCGCGACGAGATCGAGCATCGCATCAAGGCCCCCGTCATCCTCGAGAACGACGCCAACGCCGCCGCGCTGGGCGAGACCTGGCTGGGCGCCGCGCGCGACTACGATTCCATGTGCATGCTCACGCTCGGTACCGGCGTGGGCGGCGGCATCGTGATCGCCGGCGAGCCCTGGCGCGGCATGACCGGCATGGCCGGCGAGCTCGGCCACATCACCGTCGATCCCAACGGCCCGCCCTGCGGCTGCGGCAACCGCGGCTGCCTGGAGCAGTTCGCCTCCGCCACCGCCGTGAAGCGCATGGCGCTGGAGCTGATCGAGAGCGGCCACGCGCCCGAGCTGGCGCGCGCCGCCGAGGGCAACGTCGAGTTCAGCGCGAAGAGCGTGTACCAGATGGCGGTGCAGGGTGACGCGCCCGCCAAGGCCATCTTCAACCGCGTCGGCTGGTCGCTCGGCATCGCCGTCGCCGACCTGGTGAACATCTTCAACGTCCCGATGATCGTCGTGGGCGGCGGCGTCGCCAGCGCCTGGGAAGCCTTCGCGCCCGCCATGATGGAAGAGGCGACGCGGCGCTCCTTCGTGCTGCGCGCGACCGCGCCCGACGGCGCCCAGGGACGCCCCACCACCATCGTGACGCGCGCCCTGCTCGGCTCCGACGCCGGCCTCTACGGCGCGGCCCGCCTGCCGCTCGCGCTCGCGGCCGCGCCCGCGCGCAAGCGCTCCGCCTGA